One genomic region from uncultured Subdoligranulum sp. encodes:
- a CDS encoding transketolase family protein codes for MSEVKKIATRDSYGAALVELAQDHPDVVVLDADLAAATKTGVFKKAYPDRHFDCGIAESNMMATAAGMAAMGLVPFASSFAMFAAGRAFEQVRNSIGYPHLNVKIGATHGGISVGEDGASHQCCEDFALMRSIPGMTVLCPSDDVEARAAVKAAYEHQGPVYLRFGRLAVPVIHDEANFKFEIGKGEQLTEGNDVAILATGLEVGEALTAAEQLKNEGIQARVINLCTIKPLDEEIVIKAAKECGAVVTCEEHSILGGLGEAVAAVLGEQCPTKMRRVGVKDVFGHSGPAWDLLEQFGLRSDAIVAAVKELV; via the coding sequence ATGAGTGAGGTCAAAAAGATAGCCACCCGGGACAGCTACGGTGCGGCGCTGGTGGAACTGGCGCAGGACCATCCCGACGTGGTGGTGCTGGATGCCGACCTGGCCGCCGCCACCAAGACCGGCGTGTTCAAGAAGGCCTACCCCGACCGCCATTTTGACTGCGGCATCGCCGAGAGCAACATGATGGCCACCGCCGCCGGCATGGCGGCCATGGGGCTTGTGCCTTTCGCCTCCAGCTTTGCCATGTTTGCCGCGGGCCGCGCCTTCGAGCAGGTGCGCAACTCCATCGGCTACCCCCACCTGAACGTCAAGATCGGCGCCACCCACGGCGGCATCTCGGTGGGCGAGGACGGTGCCTCCCACCAGTGCTGCGAGGATTTCGCGCTTATGCGCTCCATCCCCGGCATGACGGTGCTCTGCCCGTCGGACGACGTGGAAGCCCGCGCCGCTGTGAAGGCAGCCTACGAGCACCAGGGCCCTGTCTACCTGCGGTTCGGCCGTCTGGCGGTGCCTGTGATCCACGACGAAGCCAACTTCAAGTTCGAGATCGGCAAGGGTGAACAGCTCACCGAGGGCAACGACGTGGCCATCCTCGCCACCGGCCTGGAGGTGGGCGAAGCCCTCACCGCCGCCGAACAGCTGAAAAACGAGGGCATCCAGGCCCGGGTCATCAACCTCTGCACCATCAAGCCGCTGGACGAGGAAATTGTGATTAAAGCTGCCAAGGAATGCGGTGCCGTCGTCACCTGCGAGGAGCACAGCATCCTGGGCGGCCTGGGCGAAGCGGTGGCCGCGGTGCTGGGCGAGCAGTGCCCGACGAAGATGCGCCGTGTGGGCGTAAAGGATGTCTTCGGCCACTCCGGCCCCGCCTGGGACCTGCTGGAGCAGTTCGGCCTGCGCAGCGACGCCATCGTCGCGGCCGTGAAGGAGCTGGTCTGA
- a CDS encoding GNAT family N-acetyltransferase — protein MGDLTFTKMTKPADPSFSCGISSIDKMVKDSYFLCLLKRSYAYEVTAEGKVVAYYRIELRRFDNSKFDPPLDEHSLDLYNDLYALHIQYIAVRKDFQRHHIGDAILKHILRNIGNIVFYCPLRLVTLEAFQELVDWYKEYTFEALAQSQDNPETTLMFLDLVSSEDLDKINALEDAYM, from the coding sequence ATGGGAGATCTTACCTTTACAAAAATGACCAAACCCGCGGATCCTTCTTTTTCGTGTGGCATATCCAGTATTGACAAGATGGTAAAAGATTCTTATTTTCTCTGTCTGTTAAAAAGGAGCTACGCATATGAAGTAACCGCTGAGGGAAAGGTTGTTGCCTATTACCGTATTGAATTGCGACGTTTTGACAATTCTAAATTTGATCCTCCTTTGGATGAGCATTCTCTTGATTTATACAATGACTTGTATGCGTTACACATTCAATATATTGCAGTTCGCAAAGATTTTCAGAGGCATCATATAGGCGATGCCATTTTAAAGCATATCTTAAGAAACATTGGGAATATTGTATTTTACTGTCCACTGAGACTGGTCACTCTAGAAGCGTTTCAAGAATTGGTTGACTGGTATAAGGAGTATACATTTGAAGCGCTTGCGCAGAGTCAGGATAATCCGGAAACAACACTTATGTTTCTAGATTTAGTTTCTTCTGAAGATTTAGATAAGATAAACGCCTTGGAAGATGCCTATATGTAA
- the rpiB gene encoding ribose 5-phosphate isomerase B codes for MIAIGCDHGGYELKQKILAHLRQRGVEYKDFGCDSTASVDYPAYGKAVAHAVASGECEKGIVICSTGIGISIAANKVPGIRCALCGDCFSAKATRLHNNANVLALGALVTGPGLALDIVDLFIDTPFSGEERHCRRIAQLEER; via the coding sequence ATGATTGCCATTGGCTGTGATCATGGCGGCTATGAACTCAAACAGAAAATTCTGGCTCACCTGCGGCAACGTGGAGTGGAATACAAGGATTTTGGGTGTGATTCTACGGCGTCCGTGGATTATCCCGCCTATGGCAAGGCTGTAGCCCATGCCGTAGCGTCGGGCGAGTGCGAAAAAGGCATTGTTATCTGTAGTACGGGCATTGGCATCTCTATTGCCGCCAATAAGGTGCCGGGTATCCGCTGCGCCCTGTGCGGCGACTGTTTTTCCGCCAAAGCCACGCGGTTACATAACAACGCCAATGTGTTGGCATTGGGAGCCCTCGTCACCGGACCTGGTCTGGCGTTAGACATTGTGGATCTTTTCATTGATACTCCATTTTCTGGTGAGGAACGCCATTGTCGCCGCATCGCACAACTGGAGGAACGATAA
- a CDS encoding DUF5104 domain-containing protein: MRKVLLLIVCCALVCSLSGCIVFRRGSSNAYRSDKELADEMIENIIGCAEKEDAKALTGLFSQYAGDSTLNLTEQAEEFIEFFQGECKSWKGNASSHEKSEHGKITWRELRGHYSVITDEAQYEIAYIYIPFYREEPDKEGLTAIEITTEETFNKDEFLWSLDQKPGIYVTETGEETYSEQRLIAPEELIRAAGLTKEQYSKVDLEQFIEDFDITTEDVDTLNIPLLLEEYEPERKFGMYDVSYLIEDGIEERTSDFTENVYAVAFMENKNTSTECVYYDLPDRKRYQTSDAYLFDDLYQIQGGYYADGQQIIEALDKYGVFGWESGTGEEEITDPQHMVLAVLYDDGTVFRVEASGLLSQALPDEYDEVKEMLLSGEYSGS; this comes from the coding sequence ATGAGGAAGGTATTACTGCTTATCGTATGCTGCGCCCTTGTATGCAGTTTGAGCGGATGCATCGTTTTCAGGCGGGGATCATCCAATGCATATCGTTCTGATAAAGAATTGGCGGATGAAATGATAGAAAACATTATCGGGTGCGCAGAGAAGGAAGATGCAAAAGCGTTGACGGGATTATTTTCGCAGTATGCCGGGGACAGTACGCTAAACTTAACGGAACAGGCGGAAGAATTCATAGAGTTTTTTCAGGGCGAATGTAAAAGCTGGAAAGGAAATGCAAGTTCCCATGAAAAAAGTGAACACGGAAAAATAACATGGCGGGAATTGAGAGGGCACTATTCGGTTATTACAGATGAAGCACAATATGAAATCGCATATATTTATATTCCTTTTTACAGAGAAGAACCGGATAAAGAAGGGCTTACTGCGATAGAGATCACTACGGAAGAAACTTTTAACAAGGATGAATTTCTCTGGAGTCTGGATCAGAAACCGGGTATCTATGTGACAGAAACCGGGGAAGAGACGTATTCGGAACAGAGGCTGATCGCTCCGGAAGAACTGATCCGGGCGGCAGGACTTACAAAAGAACAGTACAGCAAAGTTGATCTGGAACAGTTTATTGAGGATTTTGACATCACGACAGAAGATGTGGATACGCTCAACATACCTTTGCTCCTGGAAGAATACGAACCGGAACGCAAATTCGGCATGTATGATGTAAGTTATCTCATTGAAGACGGCATAGAAGAACGCACATCTGATTTTACAGAAAATGTATATGCTGTAGCTTTTATGGAAAATAAGAATACAAGTACAGAATGTGTATATTATGATCTGCCGGACAGAAAAAGGTATCAAACGTCGGACGCGTATCTCTTTGATGACCTCTACCAGATACAGGGCGGATATTATGCGGACGGACAGCAGATCATTGAGGCGTTAGACAAGTATGGTGTTTTTGGCTGGGAATCCGGAACGGGTGAAGAGGAAATTACAGATCCCCAGCATATGGTGCTGGCTGTATTATATGATGACGGAACGGTCTTCCGTGTAGAAGCGTCCGGCTTGTTGTCGCAGGCGCTGCCGGACGAATACGATGAAGTGAAAGAAATGCTTCTGTCAGGAGAATACAGCGGAAGTTAA
- a CDS encoding protein-export chaperone SecB — protein MSQNNSMTPIQSVLKIDPVVFDELSFQRKGFENKSADVQTNLGVTRQVTKISDGQYRVTVQAIATRQDEYVAKVQISGFCSIDENLENKDAILNNNAVAILFAYVRSQLTLLTSQPGTSPIVLPVMNIAKMIEESEKQSQD, from the coding sequence ATGAGCCAAAACAATAGCATGACTCCTATCCAAAGTGTTTTGAAAATCGACCCAGTCGTGTTTGACGAACTGTCTTTTCAGCGCAAGGGTTTTGAGAACAAAAGTGCAGATGTTCAGACGAATTTGGGTGTAACAAGACAAGTCACAAAAATTTCCGATGGACAATATCGCGTTACGGTTCAGGCGATTGCTACACGCCAGGATGAATATGTTGCCAAGGTTCAAATTAGCGGGTTTTGCTCTATTGATGAGAACTTGGAAAATAAAGACGCTATACTCAACAACAATGCCGTTGCTATTCTCTTTGCGTATGTTCGCTCACAATTAACATTGCTCACGTCGCAGCCTGGGACATCCCCAATTGTTTTGCCGGTAATGAATATCGCAAAAATGATTGAAGAATCAGAAAAGCAAAGCCAAGACTAA
- the fsa gene encoding fructose-6-phosphate aldolase, with protein MKFFIDTANVEEIRKANDMGVIAGVTTNPSLIAKEGRDYAETLAEIATIVDGPISGEVKATTTDAETMVKEGEAIYALDPKHMVVKIPMTAEGLKAIKALSAKGIPTNCTLIFSANQALLAARAGATYVSPFLGRLDDISQPGIELIQNIHDMFLNYPDIETQIIAASVRNPIHVNDCALAGADIATVPYKVIEQMIHHPLTDSGIEKFKADYVKVFGE; from the coding sequence ATGAAATTCTTCATTGATACCGCTAACGTGGAGGAAATCCGCAAAGCCAACGACATGGGCGTCATCGCCGGTGTTACCACCAACCCCAGCTTGATCGCCAAGGAAGGCCGCGACTACGCCGAGACCCTGGCCGAGATCGCCACCATCGTGGACGGCCCCATCAGCGGCGAGGTGAAAGCCACCACCACCGACGCCGAGACCATGGTGAAAGAGGGCGAGGCCATCTACGCCCTGGACCCCAAGCACATGGTGGTCAAGATCCCCATGACCGCCGAGGGGCTCAAGGCCATCAAGGCGCTGAGCGCCAAGGGCATCCCCACCAACTGCACCCTGATCTTCAGCGCCAATCAGGCGCTGCTGGCCGCCCGCGCCGGTGCCACCTACGTCAGCCCCTTCCTGGGCCGGCTGGACGATATTTCTCAGCCGGGCATCGAACTGATTCAGAACATTCACGACATGTTCCTGAATTATCCCGACATTGAGACTCAGATCATCGCCGCCAGTGTGCGCAACCCCATCCATGTGAACGATTGCGCCCTGGCCGGTGCCGATATCGCCACCGTCCCCTATAAGGTCATTGAGCAAATGATTCATCATCCGCTGACCGATTCGGGCATCGAAAAGTTCAAAGCCGACTATGTAAAGGTGTTTGGTGAGTAA
- a CDS encoding IS3 family transposase, whose translation MRYSETVHQEAYQLFLQGYACRQISETCHVPLPTIYLWQRRWREKLSGQTLKDLPLEDAGTLLLTTQALRRELEEAQRDLQILHESGILRTIPIRDRSLFARKYADQVPYIYKVFELSSSAFFRYRKESAVPSERAKQQALYRKEVQRIFLESGGRFGAEQIRQKLRRKGIRLGKKRIRQMMDAMGLISCEPLQTEYLPRQPEVPFVAEGSHVEIL comes from the coding sequence ATGCGATATTCTGAAACCGTACATCAGGAGGCTTATCAGCTCTTCCTGCAAGGGTACGCCTGCCGGCAGATCAGTGAAACCTGCCACGTTCCCTTGCCGACCATCTACCTGTGGCAACGCCGCTGGCGAGAAAAGCTGTCCGGGCAAACGCTGAAGGATTTGCCCCTGGAGGATGCCGGAACCCTTCTGCTGACCACCCAGGCGCTCCGCCGGGAGCTGGAGGAGGCCCAGCGGGATCTGCAGATCCTGCACGAGAGCGGCATCCTGCGCACCATTCCCATCCGGGACCGGTCTCTCTTTGCGCGCAAATACGCCGACCAGGTCCCCTACATTTACAAAGTGTTCGAACTCAGTTCCAGTGCCTTCTTCCGTTACCGGAAAGAATCCGCCGTGCCCTCTGAGCGAGCCAAACAACAAGCGCTGTACCGGAAAGAGGTACAGCGCATCTTTTTGGAAAGCGGCGGGCGGTTCGGTGCGGAGCAGATCCGCCAGAAGCTGCGGCGAAAAGGCATCCGCTTAGGCAAAAAGCGCATCCGGCAGATGATGGACGCCATGGGGCTGATCAGCTGTGAGCCGCTGCAGACTGAATATCTGCCCCGGCAGCCGGAGGTTCCTTTCGTGGCGGAGGGCAGCCATGTCGAAATTCTATGA
- the xylB gene encoding xylulokinase — protein sequence MLYIGVDLGTSACKFLLVDETGKVCNQVTREYPLSMPHTGWSEQDPAAWWQACLEGIPALLQGFDSAQVQGIGMGGQMHGLVALDAADRVLRPAILWNDGRTAKQTDYLNKEIGRETLSKYTGNIAFAGFTAPKILWMKENEPELYAAIAKIMLPKDYLVYRMTGVHATDYSDASGMLLLDVEHKCWSKEMCEICGVKEEWLAHLYESWQFVGTLKPDAAAALGLPESVKVCAGAGDNAAAAVGTGTVGKGHCNISLGTSGTVFISSEAFGVDATNGLHAFAHADGGWHLMGCMLSAASCNKWWMDDILKVTDKDYPAEQAPITRDKLGRNPVFFLPYLMGERSPINDTDARGTLIGLSMDTTRADITQAVLEGVAFAIRDSVETARSIGVEIPRSNICGGGAKSPLWCTIMANVLGIPLDILVTEQGPGYGGALLAMVCCGKYATVQEATNALVHVSRTIEPDSELTALYEKRYQKFKQIYPTCKPLFKELAK from the coding sequence ATGTTGTATATCGGCGTAGATCTGGGTACCTCGGCGTGCAAATTCCTTCTGGTGGACGAAACCGGCAAGGTATGCAATCAGGTTACCCGGGAATATCCCCTGAGTATGCCCCACACAGGCTGGAGCGAACAGGACCCCGCTGCCTGGTGGCAGGCGTGTCTGGAAGGAATCCCCGCCCTGCTGCAGGGGTTTGATTCGGCGCAGGTGCAGGGCATCGGCATGGGCGGCCAGATGCACGGTCTGGTGGCACTGGATGCCGCCGACAGGGTGCTGCGCCCGGCCATTTTGTGGAACGATGGCCGTACCGCCAAGCAGACCGATTATCTGAACAAGGAAATCGGCCGAGAAACTTTGAGCAAATACACCGGCAACATTGCCTTTGCAGGGTTCACCGCCCCCAAGATCCTGTGGATGAAGGAGAACGAGCCTGAACTTTATGCGGCTATTGCCAAGATCATGCTGCCCAAGGATTATTTGGTCTACCGCATGACCGGTGTGCACGCCACCGACTATTCCGATGCTTCGGGCATGCTGCTCCTGGACGTGGAGCACAAGTGCTGGAGCAAGGAAATGTGCGAAATCTGCGGTGTCAAGGAAGAATGGCTGGCCCATCTCTATGAAAGCTGGCAGTTTGTGGGCACCTTGAAACCGGATGCAGCCGCCGCCTTGGGTCTGCCCGAAAGTGTAAAGGTCTGTGCCGGTGCGGGAGATAACGCCGCCGCAGCTGTGGGCACTGGCACGGTTGGGAAAGGTCACTGCAACATCAGCCTGGGTACCTCCGGCACGGTGTTCATCAGCAGCGAAGCATTCGGCGTGGATGCCACCAATGGTCTGCATGCTTTTGCCCATGCGGACGGCGGCTGGCACCTGATGGGTTGCATGCTCTCCGCTGCCTCCTGCAACAAGTGGTGGATGGACGACATCCTCAAGGTCACCGATAAGGACTACCCCGCCGAACAGGCCCCTATTACCCGGGACAAGCTGGGCCGCAACCCCGTCTTTTTCCTGCCTTACCTTATGGGCGAGCGCAGCCCGATCAATGATACCGACGCTCGCGGCACCCTCATCGGCTTGAGCATGGACACGACACGTGCAGATATCACACAAGCCGTACTGGAAGGTGTGGCGTTCGCCATCCGGGATTCGGTGGAAACCGCCCGCTCCATCGGCGTGGAGATCCCCCGGTCCAACATCTGCGGCGGCGGTGCCAAGAGCCCGCTGTGGTGTACCATCATGGCCAACGTATTGGGGATTCCGCTGGATATTCTGGTTACCGAACAGGGGCCCGGTTACGGCGGTGCGCTGCTGGCCATGGTCTGCTGCGGTAAATATGCGACCGTGCAGGAGGCCACCAATGCCCTGGTGCATGTCAGCCGTACCATTGAGCCTGATTCGGAGCTCACTGCCCTGTATGAAAAACGGTATCAGAAATTCAAGCAGATCTACCCCACCTGTAAGCCGCTGTTCAAAGAACTTGCCAAGTAA
- a CDS encoding fucose isomerase, with protein MKSTNIPEVRLGIVAVSRDCFPIALSTQRRQNIVAACKTKGFEPYECSVTVENEADMLKAVEEVKAAGCNALTVFLGNFGPETPETLIAKYFDGPVMFVAAAEGDGDMINGRGDAYCGMLNCSYNLGMRHLKGYIPEYPVGTAEELADKMAEFVPIARAILGVKDLKIITFGPRPQDFFACNAPIKGLYELGVEIEENSELDLLVSYKAHANDPRIADVCADMAAEMGEGKYYPDLLARMAQFELTLLDWAEAHKGSKKYVAFADKCWPAFPSQFGFEPCYVNSRLVSRGIPVSCEVDIYGALSEYIGMCVSGDTVTLLDINNSVPKYIYDEDIAGKFDYKLTDTFMGFHCGNTPSCKMCADRAVKYQLIQHRLLEPAGSDPDFTRGTLEGDIAASDITFYRLQCDSEGNLRSYIAEGEVLPVATRSFGGIGIFAIKEMGRFYRHVLVQKRYPHHGAVAFGHYGKVLFEVFKYLGIGDIAYNQPAGNRYPTENPFA; from the coding sequence ATGAAGTCCACCAACATTCCCGAAGTCCGTCTGGGTATTGTAGCCGTCAGCCGCGACTGCTTCCCCATTGCCCTGTCCACCCAGCGCCGCCAGAACATCGTGGCCGCCTGCAAGACCAAAGGTTTTGAGCCCTATGAGTGCAGCGTCACGGTGGAAAACGAAGCCGATATGCTCAAAGCCGTGGAAGAAGTAAAGGCCGCGGGCTGCAACGCCCTGACGGTGTTCCTGGGCAACTTCGGCCCCGAAACTCCCGAAACCCTGATCGCCAAATACTTCGACGGCCCCGTCATGTTTGTGGCGGCTGCCGAGGGCGACGGCGATATGATCAACGGCCGCGGCGACGCCTACTGCGGTATGCTGAACTGCTCCTACAACCTGGGTATGCGCCACCTGAAGGGCTATATTCCCGAGTATCCCGTGGGCACCGCCGAGGAACTGGCCGACAAGATGGCTGAGTTCGTACCCATTGCCCGTGCCATTCTGGGTGTCAAGGACCTGAAGATCATCACCTTCGGCCCGCGCCCCCAGGACTTCTTTGCCTGCAACGCCCCCATCAAGGGCCTGTATGAGCTGGGCGTGGAGATCGAGGAGAACTCCGAGCTGGACCTGCTGGTGTCCTACAAGGCCCATGCCAACGATCCCCGCATCGCCGATGTCTGCGCCGACATGGCCGCCGAAATGGGCGAGGGTAAATACTACCCCGACCTGCTGGCCCGCATGGCCCAGTTCGAGCTGACCCTGCTGGATTGGGCCGAAGCCCATAAGGGAAGCAAGAAGTATGTGGCCTTTGCGGACAAGTGCTGGCCCGCCTTCCCGTCCCAGTTCGGCTTTGAGCCCTGCTATGTAAACTCCCGTCTGGTTTCCCGCGGTATCCCCGTCTCCTGCGAGGTGGATATCTACGGTGCCCTGTCCGAGTACATCGGCATGTGCGTCTCCGGCGATACCGTCACCCTGCTGGACATCAACAACAGCGTGCCCAAGTACATCTACGACGAGGACATCGCCGGCAAGTTCGATTACAAGCTCACTGATACCTTCATGGGCTTCCACTGCGGCAACACACCTTCCTGCAAGATGTGCGCCGACCGTGCGGTGAAGTACCAGCTGATCCAGCACCGTCTGCTGGAGCCCGCGGGCAGCGATCCTGACTTTACCCGCGGCACTCTGGAAGGCGACATCGCCGCTTCCGATATTACCTTCTACCGCCTGCAGTGCGACAGCGAGGGCAACCTGCGCTCCTATATTGCCGAGGGCGAGGTGCTGCCGGTGGCTACCCGCTCCTTTGGCGGCATCGGTATCTTCGCCATCAAGGAGATGGGCCGCTTCTACCGTCACGTCCTGGTGCAGAAACGCTACCCGCACCATGGCGCCGTGGCCTTCGGCCATTACGGCAAGGTACTGTTCGAGGTGTTCAAGTACCTGGGCATCGGCGATATCGCCTACAACCAGCCCGCCGGTAACCGGTATCCCACCGAAAACCCCTTCGCCTGA
- a CDS encoding DUF7000 family protein, translating into MQFEQDLFKEYKRITETTNLQKCYQQILKLIRYISSKLEKEMPEYMFMGRVVENQMDFSYFQATTKSLKEAGLKIQVVFMHRTCEFEIWISGYSRKIQCSYYERLRYTECPFEMCANPERNDFIIKTVARKKITTDAPEVIIAEIKRKIVELEEYIKKYQRLETTER; encoded by the coding sequence ATGCAGTTTGAACAAGACTTGTTTAAAGAGTACAAGCGTATCACGGAGACAACCAATCTTCAAAAGTGTTATCAACAAATTCTAAAGCTCATCCGATATATTTCTTCAAAGCTGGAAAAAGAGATGCCGGAATATATGTTTATGGGCAGAGTGGTAGAAAATCAAATGGATTTTTCGTACTTTCAGGCTACAACGAAAAGCCTGAAAGAGGCAGGTCTTAAAATCCAAGTCGTATTTATGCACCGCACCTGTGAATTTGAGATTTGGATTTCCGGGTACAGCAGGAAAATCCAATGCAGCTACTATGAGAGGTTGCGTTATACCGAATGCCCATTTGAAATGTGCGCCAATCCGGAAAGAAACGATTTTATAATCAAGACCGTGGCGAGAAAAAAGATAACGACCGATGCGCCGGAGGTAATCATCGCTGAAATAAAAAGAAAAATAGTGGAGTTGGAGGAGTATATTAAAAAATATCAACGGCTTGAAACGACGGAGCGCTGA
- a CDS encoding ribulose-phosphate 3-epimerase — MFELCASILAADFANLARDVQIADSAGVDAFHIDIMDGHFVPAISFGIDMVRTMSRLTSKPLDVHLMVESPLLFLPGLAGLGVTRVSVHYEISGGPNDALQAICSAGMQAGLVLSPETPVKAALPYLKDISQLLLMTVQPGRGGQIYLPGSDEKIATACSMLQAQRSNAVIQVDGGITSSTLPSAYSAGARSIVAGSAVFHGKIKENISKLRNNSVYTLCH; from the coding sequence ATGTTTGAATTGTGCGCCTCCATTCTGGCTGCTGATTTTGCCAACCTAGCTCGGGATGTACAGATAGCTGACTCAGCTGGCGTAGATGCCTTCCATATTGACATTATGGACGGACATTTTGTACCTGCTATCTCCTTCGGCATCGATATGGTGCGTACCATGAGCCGCCTAACTAGCAAACCTTTGGACGTGCACCTCATGGTGGAAAGCCCGCTTCTTTTTCTACCAGGGTTAGCAGGTTTGGGTGTAACACGTGTCTCTGTACATTATGAGATTTCCGGAGGTCCAAATGACGCTCTTCAGGCCATATGTTCCGCGGGCATGCAGGCAGGACTGGTACTCAGTCCCGAAACTCCAGTGAAAGCAGCCCTACCTTATCTGAAAGACATTTCTCAACTGCTACTGATGACGGTGCAACCGGGACGAGGTGGACAAATCTATCTACCCGGCAGCGACGAGAAAATAGCTACTGCTTGTTCCATGCTGCAAGCGCAGAGAAGCAACGCTGTCATTCAGGTAGATGGTGGCATCACCTCCAGCACTTTACCTAGTGCCTACTCAGCAGGGGCTCGGAGTATCGTAGCCGGTAGTGCTGTATTTCATGGAAAAATCAAGGAAAACATTTCTAAACTCAGAAACAATTCAGTTTATACCTTGTGCCATTGA
- a CDS encoding transketolase produces MTKEERLKLQIAACKVRMGVIEATHGAKSGHPGGSLSAADLFAYLYNQEMRIDPANPKWEDRDRFVLSKGHTAPGLYSALAYQGFFPVEDLPTLRHIDSYLQGHPNMNTVPGVDMSTGSLGQGVSCAAGMAKAAKYLHKDDVRVYTLLGDGEIEEGEVWESFLFAAKYKLDNLCVIIDLNGLQIDGPTSEVMPTDPVDAKLRDFGFRTVSINGHDFVQMDDAFQYFHWQTGAPTAILMHTTKGKGVSYMENQVGWHGKAPNDEEYKIAMEELKAQLAGLEAQL; encoded by the coding sequence ATGACAAAGGAAGAACGCTTGAAGCTGCAGATTGCAGCCTGCAAGGTGCGGATGGGCGTCATCGAGGCCACCCACGGGGCGAAGTCCGGCCATCCGGGCGGCAGCCTGTCGGCGGCGGACCTGTTTGCCTATCTGTACAACCAGGAGATGCGGATCGACCCCGCCAACCCCAAGTGGGAGGACCGGGACCGGTTTGTGCTCTCCAAGGGACATACCGCGCCGGGGCTGTACAGCGCGCTGGCCTACCAGGGATTTTTCCCGGTGGAGGACCTGCCCACCCTGCGCCACATTGACAGCTATCTGCAAGGCCACCCCAATATGAACACGGTGCCCGGTGTGGATATGTCCACCGGCAGCCTGGGCCAGGGCGTTTCCTGCGCCGCGGGCATGGCCAAAGCCGCCAAGTACCTGCACAAGGATGACGTTCGCGTCTATACCCTGCTGGGCGACGGCGAGATCGAGGAGGGCGAAGTGTGGGAATCTTTCCTCTTCGCCGCCAAGTACAAACTGGACAATCTCTGTGTCATTATTGACCTGAACGGGCTGCAGATCGACGGCCCCACCAGCGAAGTCATGCCCACCGACCCGGTGGATGCCAAGCTGCGGGACTTCGGATTCCGCACGGTGTCCATCAACGGCCATGACTTTGTCCAGATGGATGATGCCTTCCAGTACTTCCACTGGCAGACCGGCGCGCCCACGGCCATCCTGATGCATACCACCAAGGGCAAGGGCGTCAGCTATATGGAAAACCAGGTGGGCTGGCACGGCAAGGCCCCCAACGATGAGGAATACAAGATCGCCATGGAGGAGCTCAAGGCCCAGCTGGCGGGACTGGAGGCACAGCTATGA
- a CDS encoding DUF4867 family protein encodes MTIYPVTAPEFAPYGRVITGYETECKAVVEALNISTPLPEGTDYLAEDPALQNLPESAALGASLFGGMPFQMGWCNGHNTKLNCLEYHRDSEFNLGNADFILLLAKQDEIADGKLDTGKVKAFRVPAGTLVEVYATTLHYAPCHTNPAQGFKVLVALPKGTNTDKPNLPTKGGDDAYLWACNKWLLAHPESGEAAQGAVAALTGENIDIEKDL; translated from the coding sequence ATGACCATCTATCCTGTTACTGCCCCCGAGTTTGCCCCTTACGGCCGTGTCATCACCGGATATGAAACCGAATGCAAGGCCGTGGTCGAGGCCCTGAACATTTCCACCCCGCTGCCGGAGGGCACCGACTATCTGGCTGAAGATCCGGCCCTGCAAAACCTGCCGGAATCCGCCGCACTGGGGGCTTCGCTCTTTGGCGGTATGCCCTTCCAGATGGGCTGGTGCAACGGCCACAACACCAAACTGAACTGCCTGGAATACCATCGGGACAGCGAGTTCAACCTGGGCAACGCTGATTTCATCCTTTTGCTGGCCAAGCAGGATGAGATTGCGGACGGCAAGCTGGACACCGGCAAGGTGAAGGCTTTCCGTGTTCCCGCGGGTACTCTGGTGGAAGTTTACGCCACCACCCTGCACTACGCCCCCTGCCACACCAACCCGGCCCAGGGCTTCAAGGTGCTGGTGGCTTTGCCCAAAGGCACCAACACCGACAAGCCGAATCTGCCCACCAAGGGCGGGGACGATGCATACCTGTGGGCCTGCAACAAGTGGTTGCTGGCCCATCCCGAATCCGGCGAAGCCGCCCAGGGTGCTGTGGCGGCCCTGACCGGTGAGAATATCGATATCGAAAAAGATTTGTAA